The Nitrospinota bacterium genome contains the following window.
AAAATATAGGCATTCGTTACATTAAACATTACCACAAAGGTGAAGGCAAATGGCCGTGTTCTGCGATATATCAATAGCGGCACAATCAATAAATCGAAGCCCAGCCCGCCATAGCTAACTAAATAAGGGACCCATTCTAGCGTAAGATATTGGCCCACAAAGGGGTAGTGTGTACGAGCGGCGAGCCACGTTCTCATTGGCTCTCCGGCCAACCAGTCCGGGTTCAGCTTGGCGAGACCGCCGTAAAAGTAAGGAATTCCTATCTGGACACGCAGGAGCAATAGAGACCAAAGAGGAATGAATGGAGTTCGTAATTTTGGGTTTATTAAAGCATCCAGGGAAAAAAAGCGATTGCAGGGGATAAAAATAAAAAGTAAACCAAGAAGACAGACCAAATACATGTGATTTAAGAAAAATGTCTTATCAAGCAGGAATATGTAAGAAACACCTAAGAAGAACAGAGGAGTTACAATGCGGTAGAAAAGTCCTAATGCAATGAGGATAGAAAGAACACCCACGGCTGCGAACAAGTAATACAATCCATCGCCAGGCAATGGCTGCACCCACCCGAAACC
Protein-coding sequences here:
- a CDS encoding HTTM domain-containing protein; translation: MYSKLLNKVSHKLFEPVDASSIVVVRVAFGLLIPLELTYYWPHLDTMFIRPVVHFTYYGFGWVQPLPGDGLYYLFAAVGVLSILIALGLFYRIVTPLFFLGVSYIFLLDKTFFLNHMYLVCLLGLLFIFIPCNRFFSLDALINPKLRTPFIPLWSLLLLRVQIGIPYFYGGLAKLNPDWLAGEPMRTWLAARTHYPFVGQYLTLEWVPYLVSYGGLGFDLLIVPLLIYRRTRPFAFTFVVMFNVTNAYI